GGGGCGCCCGTCACGGCGCCCCCCGCCCCTTCATCCTGCGGATTACATGCAGGTGGCCTGGGCGGTCATCAGGATCTCGATGCCCTTGGCGTGCTTCTGGGTGGCGGCGGCGGCCTCTTCGGCCTTGCCGGCGGCCATGGCGCCGTTCACGGCCTTCATCGCGTCGATGGCGGCGGTGCGGTCGGCGCCGCTCAGCTTGGTGGACGCGCACTGGCACGACTTGACGGTCGGCTCCGACTTGTCGGTGGCGGTGCACAGCGCTTCGAAATCATCGGCAAAGGCCAGGGCCGGAACCGCCGCAACGGCGAAAGCAGCGACAAAAGCAATCTTCAGGGAGCGCATGGATATCTCCATTAATTTTGTGTGGACACCTTGTGCGCCTTGAAATCAAACCGCCTCAATTCAAATTTTTGATATTATTGTTTTCAAGAACAATATTCTCATAAAAAAATGTGGATTGTTTGTCCGCAACCGAGAGCGGGGTACCAACCACAGGGTACCGCAGCTTCATTCCCGATGATTTCAGTAGGATAGAAGCCCTTCTTTTGGAAAATTTGCCATTATAGATTTTCCCACCACGCTTTGTGGACAATCGGCCGCCCTCTTTCCCCGAGCATGGAGACGAAACGGATGCGGCGATTCGGAAAAACCCTCCGTATGGTGCCGCATGGGATCTGGATAATGAGGGTTATGGCAAAATCCCTCATTATGATCCCCGCATCGGGTTCCAAAGTGAGGGTTTTCATGAACCGCAACAGCCTTTGCCCAGCGGTTCGGACGCGGCTGCCCCGCCTTCCGATGGAAATCCTGAGTACGGACGGGCGGAAGCCGTGGGTGTTCGGCAGCGGCCCCGACATTCCCGAAGCCTGAAACCAGGGCGCCTGAAACGAAAAAGCGCCCCCCGTGCGGGAGGCGCTCTTCGTTCTTCCGGTTGGCCGGGAGACAGAGGCTTTGATTAGAAGCCCATGTCGTCCATGCCGCCCATGCCGCCGGGCATGGCGGGCGGGGCCTTCTTTTCCGGCTTTTCGGCGATCATCGCTTCGGTGGTGATCAGCAGGCCCGACACCGAGGCGGCGTCCTGGAGGGCGGTGCGGACGACCTTCACCGGATCGATGATGCCGGCGGCCACCAGATCGCAGTACTCGGACTTCTGGGCGTCGAAGCCGAAGTTCGGGTTGTTCTGGTCGATCAGCTTGCCGACGATGATCGAGCCGTCTTCACCGGCGTTGTAGGCGATCTGACGGATCGGCGACTGCAGGGCGCGGCGCACGATGTCGATGCCGACGCGCTGTTCGTCGTTGATCGGCTTCAGGGCGTCGAGAGCCTTGGAGGCGTACAGCAGCGCGGTGCCGCCACCGGCGACGATGCCTTCTTCCACCGCGGCGCGGGTGGCGTGCATGGCGTCGTCAACGCGGTCCTTGCGTTCCTTCACCTCGATCTCGGTCGCACCGCCGACGCGGATGACCGCGACGCCGCCGGCCAGCTTGGCCAGACGTTCCTGCAGCTTTTCACGGTCGTAGTCCGAGGAGGTTTCCTCGACCTGCGCACGGATCTGGCCGCAACGGGCTTCGATGTCTTCCTTCGAACCGGCGCCGTCCACGACGGTGGTGGTCTCCTTGGAGATCACGACCTTCTTGGCGGTGCCCAGCATGTCGATGGTGACGTTTTCGAGCTTGATGCCCAGGTCTTCGGAGATGACCTGGCCGCCGGTCAGGATGGCCATGTCTTCCAGCATCGCCTTGCGGCGGTCGCCGAAGCCCGGAGCCTTCACCGCCGCGACCTTCAGGCCGCCGCGCAGCTTGTTGACCACCAGGGTGGCCAGCGCTTCGCCTTCGACGTCTTCAGCGATGATCAGCAGCGGCTTGCCCGACTGCACGACGGTTTCGAGAACCGGCAGCAGAGCCTGGAGGCCCGACAGCTTCTTCTCGTGCAGCAGGATGAACGGGCTTTCCAGCTCGCAGATCATCTTGTCGGCGTTGGTGATGAAGTACGGCGACAGGTAGCCGCGGTCGAACTGCATCCCTTCCACGACGTCCAGTTCGGTTTCCAGGCTCTTGGCCTCTTCCACCGTGATGACGCCTTCGTTGCCGACCTTTTCCATGGCCTGGGCGATCATCTTGCCGATTTCGGCTTCGCCGTTGGCGGAGATGGTGCCGACCTGGGCCACTTCGTCGTTGGTGGTGATCTTCTTGGCGCGCGACTTGATGTCGGCGACGACGGCTTCGACCGCCAGGTCGATGCCGCGCTTCAGATCCATCGGGTTCATGCCGGCGGCCACGGCCTTCACGCCCTCGCGGACGATGGCCTGGGCCAGCACGGTGGCGGTGGTGGTGCCGTCACCGGCCAGATCGTTGGTCTTCGAGGCGACCTCGCGGACCATCTGGGCGCCCATGTTCTCGAACTTGTCGGCCAGTTCGATTTCCTTGGCGACCGACACACCGTCCTTGGTGATGCGCGGAGCGCCGAAGGACTTTTCGATCACGACGTTGCGGCCCTTGGGACCCAGGGTCACCTTGACCGCATCGGCCAGGATATCCACGCCGCGCAGCATCTTTTCGCGGGCGACGGCGGAGAACTTGACTTCCTTGGCAGCCATTGTCTCGTTTTCCTTAAATCGTAAAATTGGGACGCAAAGATGCGAAGAGCATCAGCAGGCAACAGAGAGCTTAAATCAGCCCTCGATGATGCCCATGATGTCCGATTCCTTCATGATGAGGAAATCTTCGCCGTCGATCTTCACTTCGGTGCCGGACCACTTGCCGAACAGAACGCGGTCACCGGCCTTCACGTCCAGAGCGACGACCTTGCCCGCTTCGTCGCGCGCGCCCGGACCCACCGCGATGACCTGCCCTTCCTGGGGCTTTTCCTTCGCGGTGTCGGGGATGATGATCCCGCCCTTGCTCTTGGTGTCGGACTCAAGGCGCTTGACGACGACGCGGTCGTGCAGCGGACGGAACTTCATGGTGGTAGCCTCCTCGAACTCAAAAGACGATTGAGGTTTGATTCTGGAACCGGGGATCGTGTTAGCACTCCCTCCCGGCGAGTGCCAAACAGCTAATCGAGAGGCCATCGGGATTCAAGAGGGGATTTGCGCATTTTTTGCCGCCAGCGGCTGCCCACACCGCGGGAGGCGGGATAACATATTGATAAAATACAATATTTTTCCAAAAGCGCCGCCTACGGATGCGGCAGAATTTCACACGAACGTCATTCGGGGCGGGGAGGCGCCATGCCTCTTGCACTTCGCCGCGCATTTCCACATATGTGCGGCCATTCCCGATTCAAAATTCCCTTTCACACACAAAAGAAGATGGTGATCCCATGACCGAGGAACGGCTCAGCTTCCAGGCCGAGGTCAGCCGCCTGCTCGATATCGTCGCCCATTCGCTGTACAGCGAAAAGGAAGTGTTCCTGCGCGAGCTGGTCTCCAACGCCTCCGACGCCTGCGACAAGCTGCGCTACGCAGCGTTGACCCAGCCGGAGCTGTCCGCCGACGATCCGGCGCTGAAGGTGCGCCTGCTGGTGGACACGGACGCCCGCACGCTGACCGTCGCCGACAACGGCATCGGCATGAACCGCGAGGATCTGGTGGAGAACCTGGGCACCATCGCCCGCTCCGGCACCGCCGCGTTCATGAAGCAGCTTTCCGGCGACGGCAAGAAGGACGTGAACCTGATCGGCCAGTTCGGCGTGGGCTTCTATTCCGCCTTCATGGCCGCCGACCGGGTGACGGTGCTGACCCGCCGCGCCGGGGAAGCGCAGGGCTGGCGCTGGGAGTCCGACGGCAAGGGCGAATTCACCATCGCCGAGGCCGCGGACCTGCCCCGCGGCACCCGCGTGATCCTGCACCTGCGCGACGGCGACGACGAGTATCTGGAGGAAAGCCGCCTCAGCGGCATCATCCGCAAATACTCCGACCACATCGCCATCCCGATCCTGTTCGGTGACGGCGACGAGGCCAAGGCGCTGAACAGCGCGTCGGCCCTGTGGGTGCGGTCCAAGTCGGACGTCACGCCCGAGCAGTACAAGGAATTCTACCACCACGTCGGCCACAGCTTCGACGACCCGTGGCTGACGCTGCACTGGCGTGCCGAAGGGGCCATCGAATACACGAACCTGCTGTTCGTGCCGTCGATGAAGCCGTTCGACCTGTTCGACCCCAAGCGCGCCCACCGGGTGAAGCTGTACGTCAAGCGGGTGTTCATCACCGAAGGGGCCGAGGGGCTGATTCCGCCCTATCTGCGCTTCCTGAAAGGCGTGGTGGACAGCGAGGATCTGCCGCTGAACATCAGCCGCGAGATGCTCCAGCACAACCCGATGCTGGCCAAGATCCGCGC
This DNA window, taken from Azospirillum fermentarium, encodes the following:
- the groES gene encoding co-chaperone GroES, with the translated sequence MKFRPLHDRVVVKRLESDTKSKGGIIIPDTAKEKPQEGQVIAVGPGARDEAGKVVALDVKAGDRVLFGKWSGTEVKIDGEDFLIMKESDIMGIIEG
- the htpG gene encoding molecular chaperone HtpG is translated as MTEERLSFQAEVSRLLDIVAHSLYSEKEVFLRELVSNASDACDKLRYAALTQPELSADDPALKVRLLVDTDARTLTVADNGIGMNREDLVENLGTIARSGTAAFMKQLSGDGKKDVNLIGQFGVGFYSAFMAADRVTVLTRRAGEAQGWRWESDGKGEFTIAEAADLPRGTRVILHLRDGDDEYLEESRLSGIIRKYSDHIAIPILFGDGDEAKALNSASALWVRSKSDVTPEQYKEFYHHVGHSFDDPWLTLHWRAEGAIEYTNLLFVPSMKPFDLFDPKRAHRVKLYVKRVFITEGAEGLIPPYLRFLKGVVDSEDLPLNISREMLQHNPMLAKIRAGITRRVLGDLNKKARDEDAKTEYETFWTNFGAVLKEGLYEDYEHRDELLKLLRFRTTAGDGLVSLEEYVGRMKEGQEAIYTIAGDDVDSLMKSPQLEGFRAKGIEVLLLTDPVDEFWVPSVGSYQDKPFKSVTRGGADLGKIKGGEDKPEADKAPEGDLSSLIALVKLTLGEQVKDVRASERLTESAVCLVADDNAMDMHLERLLKQHNQLNALDNGPTRILEINPTHPLIKRLAERSKAEGATDSLEDMAYLLLDQARIVEGDPLPDPAAFARRLAAMMEKGLV
- the groL gene encoding chaperonin GroEL (60 kDa chaperone family; promotes refolding of misfolded polypeptides especially under stressful conditions; forms two stacked rings of heptamers to form a barrel-shaped 14mer; ends can be capped by GroES; misfolded proteins enter the barrel where they are refolded when GroES binds) — translated: MAAKEVKFSAVAREKMLRGVDILADAVKVTLGPKGRNVVIEKSFGAPRITKDGVSVAKEIELADKFENMGAQMVREVASKTNDLAGDGTTTATVLAQAIVREGVKAVAAGMNPMDLKRGIDLAVEAVVADIKSRAKKITTNDEVAQVGTISANGEAEIGKMIAQAMEKVGNEGVITVEEAKSLETELDVVEGMQFDRGYLSPYFITNADKMICELESPFILLHEKKLSGLQALLPVLETVVQSGKPLLIIAEDVEGEALATLVVNKLRGGLKVAAVKAPGFGDRRKAMLEDMAILTGGQVISEDLGIKLENVTIDMLGTAKKVVISKETTTVVDGAGSKEDIEARCGQIRAQVEETSSDYDREKLQERLAKLAGGVAVIRVGGATEIEVKERKDRVDDAMHATRAAVEEGIVAGGGTALLYASKALDALKPINDEQRVGIDIVRRALQSPIRQIAYNAGEDGSIIVGKLIDQNNPNFGFDAQKSEYCDLVAAGIIDPVKVVRTALQDAASVSGLLITTEAMIAEKPEKKAPPAMPGGMGGMDDMGF